The Toxorhynchites rutilus septentrionalis strain SRP chromosome 3, ASM2978413v1, whole genome shotgun sequence genome includes a region encoding these proteins:
- the LOC129776801 gene encoding bumetanide-sensitive sodium-(potassium)-chloride cotransporter isoform X1, translated as MSKTNPKEVEMNTISRSGSANRFQVNLVNRDERGGAVENQNGTAEATTDDDTFPEELVKRRTSRLQSIRSSFRDKDRKNSQTTRFKVDDNGSDSNDDEEDNLIDDNKYARSFRHFTREALPRVDNYRNILSFQANNRPTLDELHHASITNKETMRRGTIHVDIGETEGAIKFGWIKGVLMRCLLNIWGVMLFLRLSWVVGQAGIAQGVLLIMITTVVTTITALSMSAISTNGVIKGGGTYYMISRSLGPEFGGSIGLIFALANAVACAMYVVGFCESLTDLLATFGAQIIDGEVQDIRIIGCITIALLLGIVVIGMEWEAKAQVVLLIILLIAILDFIIGTVIGPKSDLDVARGFIGYNASLFMENMKSDYQPVKNVNHDFFSVFAIFFPAATGILAGANISGDLKDPSKAIPKGTILAIILTSLSYIVMAIMAGATVVRNANGNVTDIINGSWAFTECAVEECEFGLHNSFQVMELVSAFGPIIYAGCFAATLSSALASLVSAPKVFQALCKDKLYPKIGWFGKGFGKNNEPVRGYILTFVIAIAVILIGELNLIAPLISNFFLAAYCLVNFSTFHASLAKPVGWRPTFKYYNMWLSLIGAILCIAVMFLISWPTALLTFAVVLALYLFVSYRKPDVNWGSTTQAQTYKNALMSVQQLNNVEDHVKNYRPQILIMSGHPSTRPILVHFAYLLTKNLSLMVCCHVNKTQTSQKYRNYLQRKATDWYRKHKVKGFYGYVDDNDFETGARAAMQASGIGKLRPNLLLLGYKSDWSKCDAIELEQYFNVVHKALDMYLSVAILRVSKGLDYSQVLGEDVTVKHIADAPRSLVHNDSTNDLAGQNKIGSLHGSCDSLSRNISQVNELSKVRQKNEKNLKASSTSDLTVGTPRTQAVSGMPDPLDINAKLLHETNQRSLKRTHNDPALLYRGPGGAELPKEILDELSQFTSKKKNGIIDVWWLYDDGGLTLLLPYIISTRRNWSSCKLRVFALANRKAELEFEQRNMASLLAKFRIDYSDLKLLSDVIKKPEQSTVNFFNSLIKDFTGDEPGLISEAELLAVQDKTNRHLNLREYLQEHSTKSDLVVMTLPMPRKGVVSAPLYMAWLETLSQGLPPFLFVRGNQTSVLTFYS; from the exons ACATTTTACGCGGGAAGCCCTGCCACGTGTAGATAACTACAGAAACATCCTCTCATTCCAAGCCAACAATCGGCCAACGCTGGACGAGCTGCATCATGCATCCATCACCAACAAG GAAACAATGCGCCGCGGCACAATTCACGTGGACATCGGCGAGACAGAGGGTGCCATTAAGTTTGGTTGGATCAAAGGAGTGCTGATGAGATGCCTGCTGAACATTTGGGGCGTTATGCTGTTCCTGCGGCTCAGTTGGGTCGTCGGTCAAGCCGGAATAGCACAGGGGGTGCTGCTAATTATGATAACGACGGTGGTTACCACGATAACGGCCCTCTCAATGTCAGCGATCAGTACCAACGGGGTGATAAAAGGCGGAGGGACGTATTACATGATATCACGCTCGCTTGGTCCCGAGTTTGGAGGTTCGATCGGATTGATATTCGCACTAGCTAATGCCGTAGCGTGTGCTATGTACGTGGTCGGATTCTGCGAGTCACTGACCGATCTGTTGGCCACCTTTGGGGCCCAGATTATCGACGGGGAGGTACAGGATATTCGAATAATTGGCTGTATCACGATAGCCCTCCTGTTGGGGATAGTTGTCATTGGAATGGAGTGGGAAGCAAAAGCGCAGGTTGTGTTGCTTATCATCCTACTGATAGCTATCCTTGACTTCATCATAGGAACAGTCATAGGACCGAAGTCAGATTTGGATGTTGCGAGGGGGTTTATCGGGTACAATG cgtcacttttcatggaaaacaTGAAATCAGACTACCAGCCCGTGAAAAACGTGAaccacgattttttttcggtgtTTGCTATCTTTTTCCCGGCCGCCACTGGTATTTTGGCCGGTGCAAACATTAGCGGTGATTTGAAGGATCCCTCGAAAGCCATTCCCAAGGGTACTATTTTGGCCATTATTCTAACATCGTTGTCGTACATTGTAATGGCCATCATGGCAGGTGCAACAGTGGTACGTAATGCCAATGGCAATGTCACCGATATAATCAATGGTTCGTGGGCATTCACCGAGTGTGCTGTGGAGGAGTGCGAGTTTGGTTTGCACAACTCGTTCCAGGTGATGGAGCTTGTGTCCGCATTTGGACCTATTATCTACGCTGGATGTTTTGCGGCGACGCTTTCATCGGCATTGGCAAGTTTGGTATCGGCACCGAAAGTCTTCCAGGCGCTCTGTAAGGATAAGCTATACCCCAAGATCGGTTGGTTCGGAAAGGGATTCGGGAAGAATAACGAACCGGTTCGTGGGTATATTCTAACGTTTGTTATCGCGATAGCTGTGATTTTGATTGGTGAACTGAATCTGATTGCTCCCCTCATTTCGAACTTCTTCTTGGCGGCATACTGTTTGGTGAACTTCAGCACATTCCACGCCAGTTTAGCGAAACCGGTTGGCTGGCGTCCTACGTTTAAG TATTACAACATGTGGCTTAGTTTGATTGGTGCTATCCTCTGTATTGCGGTCATGTTCTTAATATCCTGGCCAACGGCGCTACTCACTTTCGCTGTGGTTCTTGCACTATATCTTTTTGTGTCCTATAGAAAGCCAGACGTGAACTGGGGCTCCACGACTCAAGCTCAAACGTACAAAAACGCTTTGATGTCCGTTCAACAGCTGAACAATGTTGAGGATCACGTGAAAAACTATCGTCCACAGATTCTGATAATGAGCGGTCATCCTAGCACCAGACCGATTCTGGTGCACTTTGCGTATCTCCTGACGAAGAACCTTTCGTTGATGGTGTGCTGCCACGTGAACAAGACTCAAACGTCTCAGAAGTATAGAAACTATTTGCAGCGAAAAGCAACGGATTGGTACCGTAAGCATAAGGTCAAAGGTTTCTATGGCTATGTTGATGACAACGATTTTGAAACGGGTGCCCGGGCTGCGATGCAGGCCAGCGGTATTGGGAAGCTTCGCCCGAATTTGTTGCTGCTGGGATACAAAAGCGACTGGAGTAAATGCGATGCGATCGAGCTCGAGCAGTATTTCAACGTGGTGCACAAGGCACTGGATATGTACTTATCGGTGGCTATTCTAAGAGTTTCCAAGGGTCTGGATTACTCACAGGTGCTTGGAGAAGACGTCACGGTGAAGCACATTGCCGATGCGCCTCGCTCGCTGGTGCACAACGACAGTACGAATGATCTGGCTGGCCAGAACAAAATTGGCTCCTTGCACGGAAGCTGTGACTCGCTTAGTCGCAACATCTCCCAAG TAAACGAACTGAGCAAAGTTCGgcagaaaaatgagaagaatCTCAAAG CAAGCAGCACCAGTGACTTGACCGTTGGCACTCCCCGTACCCAAGCCGTGTCCGGAATGCCTGACCCGTTGGATATTAACGCCAAGCTGCTGCAC GAAACGAACCAACGCTCGTTGAAGCGCACACACAACGATCCAGCGCTGCTGTATCGCGGCCCGGGAGGTGCTGAACTGCCGAAGGAAATTCTGGACGAGCTGAGTCAGTTCACGAGCAAAAAGAAAAACGGCATTATCGACGTTTGGTGGCTATACGACGATGGAGGTCTCACGCTGCTCCTTCCGTACATCATCAGCACCAGGAGGAACTGGAGCTCGTGCAAATTGCGCGTATTTGCATTGGCCAATCGGAAGGCCGAACTTGAATTCGAACAACGCAATATGGCGAGCCTGCTGGCCAAATTCCGAATAGATTACTCCGATCTGAAACTTTTATCGGATGTGATTAAAAAGCCGGAGCAAAGTACGGTTAACTTTTTCAACAGTCTGATTAAGGACTTCACCGGAGACGAACCAG GTCTCATATCGGAAGCGGAGTTGCTAGCCGTCCAAGATAAGACAAACAGACACCTGAACTTACGGGAGTACCTGCAGGAACATTCCACCAAGTCCGATCTGGTAGTAATGACACTTCCGATGCCCCGGAAGGGTGTCGTGTCCGCTCCACTCTATATGGCCTGGTTGGAAACGCTGAGCCAAGGACTCCCGCCATTCCTGTTCGTGCGTGGCAATCAAACCAGTGTCCTGACGTTCTACTCATGA